One genomic segment of Kiritimatiella glycovorans includes these proteins:
- a CDS encoding NAD+ synthase, with amino-acid sequence MKIGIAQINMTVGALRRNADRVLEYAGRAAEAGAEAILFPELAVCGYPPEDLILKPHFLRDCARETDRVREHLPAGITALVGAPVREGDAIYNAVSVLRDGSVLGIYRKNLLPNYAVFDEKRLFTAGEASLLFDLGPLRAAVQICEDSWFPDGAAVARLADRRPDVVLNCSASPYHRRKHREREATFRAVSQRLGAPLICCNLAGGQDELVFDGGSLALEPGGEVRCRAPLFHEDFRLVELESRGGKGLRIRGECAPELDEHEEVYGALATGLRDYVDKNGFHAVLISASGGIDSAFATVLAADALGADRVKTLTMPSAYSSEGTQSDAAALAENLGTEFFRIPIGEAFECCEKTLRGVWGEREPDIAEENMQARIRAVYAMALSNKFGWLLLSTGNKSELATGYCTLYGDMAGGFAPIKDVPKTMLYALARWRNRTHGAVLPESILTRPPSAELRPDQKDSDSLPPYDELDPILEGYVEQDLGIDALVEQGYDRALVERVVDLVDRSEFKRRQGVPGTRITPKAFGRDRRLPMVNDYRG; translated from the coding sequence ATGAAAATCGGGATCGCTCAGATCAATATGACGGTAGGCGCATTGCGCCGCAATGCCGATCGCGTGCTCGAGTACGCCGGGAGGGCGGCTGAAGCGGGAGCGGAGGCCATCCTCTTCCCCGAGCTCGCCGTTTGCGGCTATCCGCCCGAGGATCTGATTCTCAAGCCGCACTTTCTCCGCGACTGCGCCCGCGAGACGGATCGGGTCCGGGAGCATCTCCCCGCCGGCATCACCGCGCTGGTCGGGGCGCCGGTGCGCGAAGGGGACGCGATCTACAACGCGGTATCGGTCCTCCGCGACGGATCGGTGCTCGGCATCTACCGGAAAAACCTGCTGCCCAATTATGCGGTATTTGATGAGAAGCGGCTCTTCACCGCCGGCGAGGCATCGCTGCTTTTCGATCTCGGCCCGCTGCGGGCCGCCGTGCAGATCTGCGAGGACTCCTGGTTCCCGGACGGGGCGGCGGTGGCGCGGCTCGCCGACCGGCGGCCGGACGTGGTGCTCAACTGCTCGGCATCCCCCTATCACCGCCGCAAACACCGCGAACGCGAAGCCACCTTCCGGGCCGTCTCGCAGCGACTCGGGGCGCCGCTGATCTGCTGCAATCTGGCGGGCGGACAGGATGAACTGGTGTTCGACGGCGGATCGCTGGCGCTCGAACCCGGCGGCGAAGTTCGCTGCCGCGCCCCCCTCTTCCACGAGGACTTCCGCCTGGTAGAACTCGAATCACGCGGCGGGAAGGGGCTTCGGATCCGGGGCGAATGCGCCCCTGAACTCGACGAACACGAAGAAGTGTACGGGGCGCTGGCCACCGGCCTGCGGGACTATGTCGACAAAAACGGATTCCATGCCGTACTGATCTCCGCCAGCGGCGGGATCGACTCCGCCTTCGCCACGGTGCTGGCGGCGGACGCTCTCGGCGCGGATCGGGTCAAAACACTGACCATGCCGTCGGCCTACTCCTCCGAAGGCACGCAATCGGACGCCGCCGCCCTGGCGGAAAACCTCGGCACGGAATTCTTCCGCATCCCGATCGGAGAGGCCTTCGAGTGCTGTGAAAAGACGTTGCGCGGGGTGTGGGGCGAACGCGAACCGGACATCGCCGAAGAAAATATGCAGGCGCGGATCCGCGCGGTCTACGCGATGGCCCTGTCGAACAAGTTCGGCTGGCTGCTCCTGAGCACCGGCAATAAGAGCGAACTGGCGACGGGCTACTGCACGCTGTACGGGGACATGGCCGGAGGGTTCGCGCCGATCAAGGACGTGCCCAAGACCATGCTTTACGCGCTCGCGCGCTGGCGCAACCGGACGCACGGAGCGGTGCTGCCCGAATCCATCCTCACCCGGCCGCCCTCCGCGGAGCTGCGCCCGGACCAGAAGGATTCGGACTCGCTGCCGCCCTACGACGAACTCGACCCGATCCTCGAGGGCTACGTCGAACAGGATCTCGGGATCGATGCGCTCGTCGAGCAGGGATACGACCGGGCGCTCGTGGAGCGTGTGGTGGATTTGGTGGACCGCAGCGAATTCAAGCGCCGGCAGGGTGTGCCCGGCACGCGCATCACGCCCAAGGCCTTCGGACGCGACCGCCGGCTGCCGATGGTCAACGACTATAGAGGGTAA
- the leuB gene encoding 3-isopropylmalate dehydrogenase codes for MADHYRIVLLPGDGIGPEVCAEAVRVLKACTEAGGPAFAFTEHNAGGVAIDRDGDPMPDDTLAECAGADAVLLGAVGGPKWDELTGPMRPESGLLKLRKALGAFANLRPVSIPACLADHSPLKRDRIAGVDLLTVRELTGGIYFGQPVGREGEGDDERAWNTMLYSADEIRRVARVAFEWARKRRGVVTSVDKANVLEVSRLWRDTVRALHEAEYADVELNHLYVDNAAMQIVLRPAQFDVILTGNLFGDILSDTSATLGGSLGLLPSASLGGGTGLFEPVHGSAPDIAGEGKANPLAMILSAAMMLDDLGEANAADAVRRSADRVLEAGYRTADLRTPESKSASTSELGRMIAEEVKDRIGS; via the coding sequence ATGGCTGACCATTATCGTATCGTCCTGCTGCCCGGAGACGGCATCGGCCCCGAAGTCTGCGCCGAAGCAGTCCGTGTACTGAAGGCCTGCACGGAAGCGGGCGGACCCGCGTTCGCATTCACCGAACACAACGCCGGCGGCGTCGCCATTGACCGGGACGGAGACCCGATGCCGGACGACACGCTCGCGGAATGTGCGGGGGCGGATGCCGTACTGCTGGGTGCCGTGGGCGGGCCGAAGTGGGACGAACTGACCGGCCCCATGCGGCCGGAGTCCGGCCTGCTCAAACTCCGGAAGGCCCTCGGCGCCTTCGCGAACCTCCGCCCCGTATCGATCCCGGCCTGCCTCGCGGACCACTCGCCGCTCAAGCGTGACCGCATCGCGGGCGTCGACCTGCTGACCGTGCGCGAGCTGACCGGCGGAATCTACTTCGGGCAGCCCGTCGGGCGCGAGGGCGAAGGCGACGACGAGCGCGCATGGAACACCATGCTCTATTCCGCGGACGAAATACGGCGCGTGGCCCGCGTCGCGTTCGAGTGGGCGCGCAAACGGCGCGGCGTGGTGACGAGCGTCGACAAGGCCAACGTGCTCGAAGTCTCGCGCCTGTGGCGGGACACGGTGCGCGCCCTGCATGAAGCCGAATACGCCGACGTGGAACTCAATCATTTGTATGTCGACAACGCGGCGATGCAGATCGTGCTGCGTCCCGCGCAGTTCGACGTCATCCTGACCGGCAACCTGTTCGGCGACATCCTCTCCGACACCTCCGCGACGCTCGGCGGCTCGCTCGGTCTCCTGCCCTCGGCCAGTCTCGGCGGCGGCACGGGGCTCTTTGAGCCGGTGCACGGCAGCGCGCCGGATATTGCGGGCGAGGGCAAGGCCAACCCGCTGGCCATGATCCTTTCGGCGGCCATGATGCTCGACGATCTGGGCGAGGCGAATGCGGCGGACGCGGTCAGGCGCTCCGCGGACCGCGTACTGGAGGCGGGCTACCGCACGGCCGATCTGCGGACGCCCGAATCCAAATCCGCCTCCACGTCGGAGCTGGGTCGCATGATCGCCGAAGAGGTCAAGGACCGAATCGGGAGCTGA
- the ribD gene encoding bifunctional diaminohydroxyphosphoribosylaminopyrimidine deaminase/5-amino-6-(5-phosphoribosylamino)uracil reductase RibD, which produces MKDGRAMERALELARKGEGLTRPNPPVGAVLVRGGEEIAAGYHRRAGGPHAEAACLASAPRLTPAQWSQSTLYVTLEPCSTEGRTPPCTRAILEHGVGRVVVGTEDPNPSHAGEGLRELRAGGVDVECGVLRDEAEALIAPFAKWIVSGRPRVTLKLAMTADGRIADRDGRSRWISGPEARTCVQALRRRADAIMVGSGTVAHDDPSLLPRPAEGREPYRVILDADGRLHPGARVFQDEASARTLVFTPEGAPRGELPVEPIEVPETNGGCDPGAVLDTLGERGLLHVLCEGGGEIAAALAGAQLVDEYIFFMAPRILGGDARPAFAPMGLGLADARALKYEEICRVGEDLMIRAAKGHGDNRREWPQTGTEFTEEGGRKEAQNKGGRHVHGNH; this is translated from the coding sequence ATGAAGGACGGCCGGGCCATGGAACGCGCACTGGAACTCGCGCGGAAGGGCGAGGGGCTGACGCGCCCGAACCCGCCGGTCGGCGCCGTGCTCGTCCGGGGCGGCGAGGAGATCGCCGCGGGATACCACCGACGCGCCGGCGGCCCGCACGCGGAGGCCGCGTGCCTCGCAAGCGCCCCCCGGCTGACTCCGGCGCAGTGGTCGCAATCGACCCTCTACGTGACCCTGGAGCCCTGTTCCACCGAGGGCCGCACCCCGCCCTGTACGCGCGCGATCCTCGAACACGGGGTGGGCCGGGTCGTGGTCGGAACGGAGGACCCCAATCCCTCCCACGCGGGCGAAGGGCTGCGGGAATTGCGCGCGGGCGGGGTCGACGTCGAGTGCGGCGTCCTGCGCGACGAGGCCGAGGCCCTGATTGCGCCGTTCGCGAAATGGATCGTGAGCGGCCGCCCACGCGTCACCCTGAAACTCGCGATGACCGCCGACGGCCGGATCGCGGATCGTGACGGTCGTTCCAGATGGATCAGCGGGCCGGAGGCCCGCACGTGCGTCCAGGCCCTGCGTCGCAGGGCGGACGCGATCATGGTCGGCTCGGGCACGGTGGCGCACGATGATCCCTCGCTGCTGCCGCGCCCCGCGGAAGGACGGGAACCGTACCGGGTGATCCTCGATGCGGACGGCCGGCTCCATCCCGGCGCACGGGTGTTTCAGGACGAGGCCTCCGCGCGGACGCTGGTGTTTACGCCGGAAGGCGCGCCCCGCGGCGAGCTGCCGGTCGAGCCGATCGAAGTGCCGGAGACGAACGGAGGCTGCGACCCCGGAGCCGTGCTGGACACCCTCGGCGAAAGAGGGCTGCTGCACGTCCTCTGCGAAGGCGGCGGGGAGATCGCCGCCGCTCTCGCCGGTGCGCAGCTGGTGGACGAGTATATCTTTTTCATGGCTCCCCGGATCCTCGGCGGAGACGCCCGCCCCGCGTTCGCCCCTATGGGGCTCGGCCTCGCGGATGCACGCGCGCTCAAGTATGAGGAGATTTGCCGCGTGGGGGAGGACCTGATGATCCGGGCCGCAAAGGGACACGGCGATAACAGAAGAGAGTGGCCGCAAACAGGCACAGAATTCACAGAAGAGGGCGGCCGCAAAGAGGCGCAGAACAAGGGAGGCAGACATGTTCACGGGAATCATTGA
- the guaB gene encoding IMP dehydrogenase produces the protein MSRNTYLDSFMKSFEYMGLTFDDVTLVTQYADFLPAETGLGADFTRHIRMNIPFVSAAMDTVTEAPMATAMAMQGGIGVIHKNLDPAEQAAQVSRVKHYLNGLINQPITFRDSNTLREVRERRERKGYKFSGFPILDAEDRLAGILTSRDMKFASDPNANVSELMTREVITAPRGTSLQDAYAIMRGNKVGKLPIVEDDGHLVGLYSYADVQSLVENERPFYNRDSHYRLRAAAAVGPGDELRVEQLAEEDVDALVVDTAHGHSEGVVAMTRWIKKHYPHIEVVAGNIATGQAARDLCDAGADAVKVGIGPGSICTTRVVAGVGVPQISAIYEVARELDGEIPVIADGGIRHSGDIAKALVAGANTVMMGSLLAGTEESPGEKILYQGRQYVIYRGMGSLDAMRSRAGSRERYGLGDAEEDELVPQGIEGMVPYAGTVQKVMIQFCGGLRSSLGYCGCRNPAELGERGRFLRITPAGVTEAHPHDVKITKEAPNYRS, from the coding sequence ATGAGCAGGAACACATATCTCGACTCCTTCATGAAGTCTTTCGAATACATGGGGCTGACGTTCGACGACGTCACCTTGGTGACGCAATACGCCGATTTCCTTCCCGCCGAAACCGGGCTCGGCGCCGATTTCACGCGCCATATCCGCATGAACATTCCGTTCGTCAGCGCCGCGATGGATACGGTCACCGAGGCGCCGATGGCCACGGCCATGGCGATGCAGGGCGGAATCGGCGTCATCCACAAGAACCTCGACCCTGCGGAACAGGCCGCCCAGGTCTCGCGGGTCAAGCATTACCTCAACGGCCTGATCAATCAACCGATCACCTTCCGCGACTCGAACACGCTCAGGGAGGTGCGCGAGCGACGGGAACGGAAAGGGTACAAGTTCAGCGGCTTCCCCATCCTCGACGCCGAAGACCGGCTGGCCGGCATCCTCACCTCCCGCGACATGAAATTCGCCTCCGACCCGAACGCGAACGTGAGCGAGCTGATGACCCGCGAAGTCATCACGGCCCCCCGCGGCACGTCGCTGCAGGACGCCTATGCCATCATGCGCGGGAACAAGGTCGGCAAGCTTCCGATCGTGGAGGACGACGGACATCTGGTCGGGCTCTACAGTTATGCGGACGTGCAGAGTCTGGTCGAAAATGAACGCCCCTTCTATAACCGCGACTCGCATTACCGGCTGCGGGCCGCCGCGGCCGTGGGCCCCGGCGACGAACTCCGGGTGGAGCAGCTGGCGGAAGAGGATGTCGACGCCCTCGTGGTCGACACGGCCCACGGACACTCCGAGGGCGTGGTCGCCATGACCCGCTGGATCAAAAAACACTATCCGCATATCGAGGTCGTCGCAGGCAATATCGCCACCGGCCAAGCCGCGCGCGACCTGTGCGACGCCGGAGCGGATGCCGTCAAGGTCGGGATCGGTCCGGGATCGATCTGCACGACGCGCGTGGTGGCGGGGGTCGGGGTCCCGCAGATTTCGGCCATCTACGAGGTCGCCCGCGAACTGGACGGCGAGATCCCCGTGATCGCCGACGGCGGAATCCGCCACTCCGGCGATATCGCGAAGGCGCTCGTGGCGGGCGCAAACACGGTGATGATGGGCTCGCTGCTCGCCGGCACGGAGGAGAGCCCCGGTGAAAAAATTCTCTACCAGGGACGTCAGTACGTCATTTACCGCGGCATGGGCAGTCTCGACGCCATGCGCTCGCGCGCGGGCAGCCGCGAACGCTACGGCCTCGGGGATGCGGAGGAAGACGAACTCGTTCCCCAGGGCATCGAGGGTATGGTTCCCTACGCCGGCACCGTGCAGAAGGTCATGATCCAGTTCTGCGGCGGCCTGCGCTCCAGTCTCGGATACTGCGGCTGCCGCAACCCGGCGGAACTGGGTGAACGGGGACGGTTCCTGCGGATCACGCCCGCCGGGGTCACCGAGGCCCACCCGCACGATGTGAAGATCACCAAGGAAGCCCCGAATTACCGGAGCTGA
- the fusA gene encoding elongation factor G: protein MKDIPVTDVRNVAFMGHTGCGKTTLIDSILADMGVVERAGSPEDGTSNADWTEEEKRHEISIWAKPFDGTFQGKSGRTRRLVVVDTPGFADFTGQLHSAAAVTDAALIVIDAASGIQVGTTRAWRLCEKQNKPRAIVVTGLDKENTDFEQTLASIQEVWGERCEPVVLPVNGMEDTIDVLDADPSSLPDEVSGRVSDLKGRLVESAAETRDELIEKYLADEPLSAEEIGEGLRWAVAHGGVIPVLAACPKTGKGVHALLETIGRLFPSPEDIVVHDAEGHEIPTGEDAPFAGLVWRCVNDPYVGHLNFLRVYSGTFKLNAEALNVAKDQKERLGSMLYINGRKQDAVQEAKAGDIVALAKLKNTELNDTLCDPAHKVTFKPIEFPHPVAAYALFPKNRGEEDKLGIALQRAAEEDPSIFIERTRETHETVMWGMGDMHLEVTLERIRDRSNVELDHHTPKVAYKETITGNGEGHYRHKKQSGGRGQFGECYVRVAPRDPSDEEWFHNAIVGGAIPSNFVPACEKGFVEGLQQGPMVGAEVINVKVELYDGSYHDVDSSEVAFKIAGSRALHEALEKAKPVLLEPIMHVRVMVPEQYMGDITGVLNSKRGRILGMGAEEGMQIITADVPQAEMFKFCSELRSLTAGQGTFDMHFDRYERVPGNVAQQVIEQARQEKDQSA, encoded by the coding sequence ATGAAAGATATTCCGGTGACGGACGTTCGCAACGTGGCATTCATGGGACACACGGGCTGCGGTAAGACTACACTCATCGATTCGATTCTGGCCGACATGGGGGTCGTCGAGCGCGCCGGCTCGCCGGAGGACGGCACGAGCAACGCCGACTGGACGGAAGAGGAAAAGCGCCACGAGATCAGCATCTGGGCCAAGCCCTTCGACGGCACCTTTCAAGGGAAAAGCGGCCGCACCCGCCGTCTGGTCGTGGTCGATACGCCCGGCTTCGCCGATTTTACCGGACAGCTCCACTCCGCGGCCGCCGTGACCGATGCCGCCCTGATCGTCATCGATGCCGCCTCGGGCATCCAGGTCGGCACGACCCGTGCCTGGCGGCTGTGCGAAAAGCAGAACAAGCCGCGCGCGATCGTGGTGACCGGGCTCGACAAGGAGAACACGGATTTCGAACAGACGCTGGCTTCGATCCAGGAGGTCTGGGGCGAGCGTTGCGAGCCCGTGGTCCTGCCCGTGAACGGGATGGAAGATACGATCGACGTGCTGGATGCCGATCCCTCCTCGCTGCCCGATGAGGTGTCCGGACGGGTGTCCGATCTCAAGGGACGGCTGGTCGAGAGCGCGGCGGAGACCCGGGACGAACTGATCGAGAAGTATCTCGCCGACGAGCCGCTCAGCGCCGAAGAGATCGGCGAAGGGCTGCGCTGGGCCGTCGCGCACGGAGGGGTGATCCCGGTGCTGGCGGCCTGCCCCAAGACGGGCAAGGGCGTCCATGCGCTGCTCGAGACGATCGGGCGGCTCTTTCCCTCGCCGGAGGATATCGTGGTCCACGACGCTGAGGGTCATGAGATTCCGACGGGGGAAGACGCGCCGTTCGCGGGCCTGGTGTGGCGCTGTGTCAACGATCCCTACGTGGGCCATCTCAATTTTCTCCGCGTCTACAGCGGGACGTTCAAACTCAATGCCGAGGCGCTCAACGTGGCCAAGGACCAGAAAGAGCGGCTCGGATCGATGCTCTATATTAACGGCCGCAAGCAGGACGCGGTGCAGGAGGCGAAGGCCGGGGACATCGTAGCGCTGGCCAAGCTCAAGAATACGGAGCTGAACGACACCCTCTGCGACCCTGCGCACAAGGTGACCTTCAAGCCGATCGAGTTCCCCCATCCGGTGGCCGCCTACGCCCTGTTCCCGAAGAACCGGGGCGAGGAGGATAAACTGGGGATCGCCCTCCAGCGCGCGGCGGAGGAAGACCCCTCGATCTTCATCGAGCGCACGCGCGAAACGCACGAGACCGTGATGTGGGGCATGGGCGATATGCACCTGGAGGTCACCCTCGAGCGTATCCGCGACCGCAGTAATGTGGAGCTTGATCACCACACGCCGAAAGTGGCGTACAAGGAGACGATCACAGGGAACGGTGAGGGCCACTACCGCCACAAGAAACAGTCGGGTGGACGCGGCCAGTTCGGCGAGTGCTATGTGCGCGTCGCGCCGCGCGACCCCTCCGACGAAGAGTGGTTCCATAACGCGATCGTCGGCGGCGCCATCCCCAGTAATTTCGTCCCCGCATGCGAGAAGGGATTTGTCGAGGGCCTGCAGCAGGGACCCATGGTCGGGGCCGAGGTGATCAATGTGAAGGTCGAGTTGTACGACGGATCGTATCACGACGTGGACTCTTCGGAGGTGGCGTTCAAGATCGCCGGCTCGCGTGCGCTGCACGAGGCCCTCGAGAAGGCGAAGCCCGTGCTGCTCGAACCCATTATGCATGTGCGCGTCATGGTGCCCGAGCAGTACATGGGCGATATCACCGGCGTGCTCAACAGCAAACGCGGCCGGATTCTCGGCATGGGCGCCGAGGAAGGCATGCAGATCATCACCGCCGACGTGCCCCAGGCCGAGATGTTCAAGTTCTGCTCGGAACTGCGGAGCCTGACCGCGGGGCAGGGCACGTTTGATATGCACTTCGACCGCTACGAGCGCGTTCCGGGCAACGTGGCCCAGCAGGTCATTGAACAGGCCCGGCAGGAGAAGGATCAGTCCGCCTGA
- a CDS encoding TrkH family potassium uptake protein has product MNPALRLWQRFLKTPSRVPVAGFALLIVLGTLALSLPAATLAEGRLALEDAVFTATSAVCVTGLVVRDTALDFTLYGQLVILALIQVGGIGIMSISTLFLLLVRRRTGMTERVVLRDFYTHTGEYSSKAILIHVTKFTFAAETLGALLLYGRFMNGYPPHQALYLSVFHSVSAFCNAGFSLFSDSFINYVDDPVVNLTLAGLIIAGGLGFLVVAELQAGARRKPHRWRRLSLHTKLVLTSTAVLIAAATTLIFSMERGNTLLPLEPADRLMASFFQAVSCRTAGFNTLDIGGMTNETLFSLMILMFIGAAPGSCGGGIKVTTAAVLVMLGWFSLRGRTSPRVFRRTIPEESVYRALSLFIVGIVVVAAGTVALQITELAGVPHSESHGRFLELAFEAVSAFGTVGLSTGLTASLSAAGKGVITILMFVGRLGPLAIALAISRSRPAYYRYAEETIMIG; this is encoded by the coding sequence GTGAATCCCGCACTCAGGCTCTGGCAGCGGTTTCTCAAGACGCCCTCGCGGGTCCCCGTAGCCGGCTTTGCGCTCCTGATCGTCCTCGGCACCCTGGCGCTCTCCCTCCCGGCGGCTACGCTCGCGGAGGGTCGGCTCGCGCTGGAGGACGCGGTATTCACCGCGACTTCCGCGGTCTGCGTCACGGGACTGGTCGTGCGCGATACCGCGCTCGATTTCACCCTGTACGGACAGCTCGTGATCCTGGCGCTGATTCAGGTCGGCGGCATCGGCATCATGTCGATCTCCACCCTCTTCCTGCTGCTGGTCCGCCGGCGCACGGGGATGACGGAGCGGGTCGTGCTGCGCGACTTCTACACCCACACGGGGGAGTACAGTTCGAAGGCGATCCTGATCCACGTCACGAAATTCACCTTCGCGGCCGAGACCCTCGGCGCCCTGCTCCTCTACGGCCGTTTCATGAACGGATACCCGCCGCACCAGGCCCTCTATCTCTCGGTGTTCCACTCGGTGAGCGCCTTCTGCAACGCCGGCTTCTCGCTGTTTTCCGACAGCTTCATCAATTACGTCGACGACCCGGTCGTAAACCTCACGCTTGCGGGCCTGATTATCGCGGGCGGTCTCGGGTTCCTGGTGGTGGCGGAGCTGCAGGCGGGCGCGCGCCGCAAGCCGCACCGCTGGCGGCGGCTCAGCCTGCACACGAAGCTGGTACTGACCTCGACCGCGGTCCTGATCGCCGCCGCTACGACCCTGATCTTTTCCATGGAAAGGGGCAACACGCTGCTTCCGCTCGAACCCGCCGACCGCCTCATGGCCTCGTTCTTCCAGGCGGTCAGCTGCCGCACGGCCGGATTCAACACCCTGGATATCGGGGGCATGACCAACGAGACCCTCTTCTCGCTGATGATTCTGATGTTCATCGGCGCGGCTCCGGGTTCGTGCGGGGGGGGGATCAAGGTCACCACCGCAGCCGTACTGGTCATGCTGGGGTGGTTCAGTCTCCGCGGGCGCACCTCCCCCCGGGTCTTCCGCCGGACGATCCCCGAGGAAAGCGTCTACCGCGCGCTCAGTCTTTTCATCGTCGGTATCGTGGTCGTCGCCGCGGGTACGGTCGCCCTGCAGATCACCGAACTCGCCGGCGTCCCCCACTCCGAATCGCACGGCCGCTTCCTTGAGCTTGCCTTCGAGGCGGTCAGCGCGTTCGGAACGGTGGGTCTGTCCACGGGACTCACCGCCTCGCTGTCCGCCGCGGGCAAGGGGGTCATCACGATCCTGATGTTCGTCGGCCGGCTCGGCCCCCTCGCAATTGCCCTTGCGATCAGCCGTTCACGCCCCGCATATTACCGCTACGCCGAAGAGACCATCATGATCGGATAA
- a CDS encoding potassium channel family protein encodes MRQFAVIGLGNFGTYLAAELYQKGHEVLAIDRSSARVQDFKDSASRAVVADGADRRALEQLDIAEMDAVIVAVGSLVSQSILITLNVKELGVRKIYAKAISEPHGRILARVGASEVLFPEKDLALTLAEKLHNPNVLDWLKFSEEYSISQFAVPDSFIGKTLRDLDLPHKYGIQVVAVRNEAQEKPHTVPDADYAFRSGDTLILIGPNEGLAKLRDA; translated from the coding sequence ATGCGCCAATTCGCCGTCATCGGACTGGGAAATTTCGGGACTTACCTGGCCGCGGAACTCTACCAGAAGGGACACGAGGTTCTGGCGATCGACCGCAGCTCGGCCCGGGTTCAGGATTTCAAGGATTCGGCCAGCCGCGCGGTCGTGGCGGACGGCGCCGACCGCAGAGCGCTGGAGCAGCTTGACATCGCCGAGATGGACGCGGTGATCGTAGCGGTCGGCAGCCTGGTCAGCCAGTCGATCCTGATCACGCTCAACGTCAAGGAACTCGGCGTGCGTAAAATCTACGCCAAGGCGATCAGCGAACCCCACGGCCGCATCCTGGCCCGGGTCGGCGCCTCGGAGGTGCTCTTCCCCGAGAAGGATCTGGCGCTCACCCTGGCGGAGAAGCTGCACAATCCCAACGTGCTCGACTGGCTGAAATTCAGCGAGGAATACAGCATCAGCCAGTTCGCGGTGCCGGACAGCTTTATCGGCAAGACGCTTCGCGACCTCGACCTGCCTCACAAATACGGCATCCAGGTGGTCGCCGTCCGCAATGAGGCCCAGGAAAAACCGCATACCGTGCCGGATGCCGACTATGCCTTCCGCAGCGGCGATACGCTCATCCTGATCGGCCCCAACGAGGGACTGGCGAAACTCCGCGACGCGTAG
- a CDS encoding riboflavin synthase, translated as MFTGIIDRLGEVKSIEMEGEAGRITLRPDRPWERPVKVGDSIAVNGACLTVAEMDGEWLMFDVLKETFDKTCLGEKKAGDRLNLERALALGDTLGGHMVTGHVDGLGEIAAIDRVERDWKFSVQCSREMQMLLVYKGSIALDGISLTVAELRPDGFVVYIIPHTMEQTDMSDFEAGTKVNLEADILGKYVRRILEFGGGQTYRMGVEG; from the coding sequence ATGTTCACGGGAATCATTGACCGGCTCGGCGAAGTGAAGTCGATCGAGATGGAAGGCGAGGCGGGAAGAATCACGCTGCGACCGGACCGGCCGTGGGAGCGCCCGGTGAAGGTCGGCGACAGCATCGCCGTCAACGGTGCCTGTCTCACCGTTGCGGAAATGGACGGCGAGTGGCTGATGTTCGATGTGCTCAAGGAGACCTTCGACAAGACCTGTCTCGGCGAAAAGAAGGCGGGGGACCGGTTGAACCTGGAGCGCGCCCTCGCGCTGGGCGACACGCTGGGCGGCCACATGGTCACCGGCCACGTCGACGGGCTGGGTGAGATCGCGGCGATCGACCGCGTCGAGCGGGACTGGAAGTTTTCCGTTCAATGCTCGCGCGAGATGCAGATGCTGCTGGTCTACAAGGGTTCCATCGCTCTCGACGGGATTTCGCTGACGGTCGCCGAGCTGCGGCCGGACGGGTTTGTGGTCTACATTATCCCCCACACCATGGAGCAGACCGACATGTCGGATTTCGAGGCGGGCACCAAAGTTAACCTGGAAGCCGATATCCTCGGGAAATACGTCCGGCGCATCCTCGAGTTCGGCGGCGGACAGACCTACCGCATGGGGGTGGAGGGCTGA